From the Pedobacter cryoconitis genome, one window contains:
- a CDS encoding heavy metal translocating P-type ATPase, with translation MKETNSLTVETHCFHCGDQLPEKPYPADDKQFCCLGCKGVYQILSNHNLSSYYLYNDVPGSSQKQKTLHFDYLDEPGIAAELVDYTDAKVTVITLFIPVIHCSSCIWLLEHLHKINPAIAQSRVDFLKKQVSITFRNQEISLREVVENLSAIGYEPLISLQDMIKKQQTDHSERNLFTKIAVAGFCFGNVMLLSFPDYFGLNSLEQDFKNFFGWINLAFAIPVLLYSARDYFISAWTNLRNGILNLDFPLALGIAVMFIRSAYEIITQTGAGFVDTLCSLVFFLLIGKWMQKRTYHYLSFERDFRSYFPVAVTQLKDGKEKPLPLNELKTGDRILIRSNEIIPADAILLKGEAKLDFSFVTGESIPVEKVLGEIVYAGGRQLHGAIELEVVKPVSQSYLTKLWNNEAFSGERDPIKTFSDTASRHFSIVLVAIALSAGLYWVNTDINKAVAAFTAVLIIACPCALALSSPFTLAAVLSIFDKNKFYLKNTSVIEELARVDTIVFDKTGTITNPEAKGFEFNGKLDPYERQLVFDLARNSGHPLSRELVKWLAETPLFQVEHYMEKVGRGISGCVDGHEVKLGSAAYLGLKAEDQGSVVHILIEKHYCGYFRSAQQWRAGFKPLALKLSQTADLHLLSGDQDHDRNSLTPFFPRVQQLHFRQSPQQKLDYILQLQQNNAKVMMLGDGLNDAGALKQSNLGVAVTDDINNFSPGCDAILDGAAFQKIPQFIKQAKDAVKVIHMSFAISLLYNVVGLFFAVQGLLSPLMAAILMPMSTITIILFTSLTARFYARKNKLL, from the coding sequence ATGAAAGAAACAAATAGCTTAACCGTGGAAACACATTGCTTTCACTGTGGTGATCAACTTCCAGAAAAGCCCTACCCAGCAGACGATAAACAATTTTGCTGCCTGGGCTGTAAAGGCGTTTATCAAATTCTTTCCAACCATAACCTTTCCAGCTATTATCTCTATAATGACGTACCTGGAAGCTCTCAGAAGCAGAAAACCTTACATTTTGACTATCTCGATGAACCCGGAATTGCTGCTGAACTGGTAGATTATACCGATGCAAAAGTTACCGTAATTACACTTTTTATTCCGGTGATCCATTGCAGTTCCTGCATCTGGCTGCTCGAACATCTACATAAAATCAATCCTGCTATTGCACAATCCCGCGTAGATTTTCTAAAAAAGCAAGTCAGTATTACTTTCAGAAATCAGGAAATTTCACTCCGTGAAGTTGTAGAAAACTTAAGCGCAATTGGCTATGAACCCCTGATTAGCTTACAGGATATGATCAAAAAACAGCAAACCGATCATTCCGAACGTAATCTTTTTACCAAAATCGCAGTAGCAGGATTCTGTTTTGGCAATGTAATGTTGTTAAGCTTTCCAGACTATTTTGGTTTAAACAGCCTGGAACAAGATTTCAAAAACTTCTTCGGCTGGATCAATCTTGCCTTTGCCATTCCAGTACTGCTTTATAGTGCCAGAGATTATTTCATATCTGCCTGGACAAACCTTAGAAACGGCATTCTGAACCTCGATTTCCCACTCGCGCTGGGTATAGCAGTCATGTTTATCCGCTCTGCTTATGAAATTATTACCCAAACAGGCGCCGGCTTTGTAGATACCTTATGCTCACTCGTATTTTTTCTGCTGATTGGTAAATGGATGCAGAAACGCACCTATCACTATCTTTCTTTTGAACGCGATTTCCGTTCTTATTTTCCCGTTGCCGTGACACAATTAAAAGATGGCAAAGAAAAGCCCCTTCCTTTAAATGAATTGAAAACCGGTGACCGCATTCTGATCCGCAGCAACGAAATTATTCCCGCTGATGCCATTCTATTAAAAGGAGAAGCCAAACTTGATTTCAGTTTTGTAACCGGAGAATCTATTCCGGTAGAAAAAGTTTTAGGAGAGATCGTTTATGCAGGAGGAAGACAACTTCATGGCGCAATTGAACTAGAAGTAGTTAAACCCGTTTCTCAAAGTTACCTGACCAAATTATGGAACAATGAGGCCTTTTCGGGAGAAAGAGATCCGATCAAAACTTTCAGTGATACCGCCAGCAGGCATTTTAGTATTGTTCTGGTAGCTATAGCCCTTTCAGCAGGTCTGTATTGGGTAAATACAGACATCAACAAGGCTGTAGCCGCATTTACAGCAGTACTGATTATTGCCTGTCCCTGTGCATTGGCATTAAGCTCCCCTTTTACTTTGGCCGCGGTACTCAGCATTTTTGATAAAAATAAGTTCTATTTAAAAAACACATCGGTCATAGAAGAACTTGCCCGCGTAGATACGATCGTGTTTGATAAAACAGGAACGATTACCAACCCGGAAGCTAAAGGTTTTGAGTTTAATGGAAAACTTGATCCGTACGAGCGTCAGTTGGTCTTTGATCTGGCCAGAAATTCAGGACATCCCTTAAGCCGTGAACTCGTAAAATGGCTAGCAGAAACTCCACTATTTCAAGTAGAACATTATATGGAAAAAGTAGGCCGCGGCATTAGCGGCTGTGTAGATGGCCATGAGGTCAAACTAGGCAGTGCTGCCTACCTGGGTCTCAAAGCAGAGGATCAGGGCAGTGTGGTACATATCCTGATTGAAAAACATTATTGCGGCTATTTCCGCTCTGCCCAGCAATGGAGAGCAGGATTTAAACCTTTAGCTTTAAAATTAAGCCAGACTGCTGACCTCCACTTATTATCAGGAGATCAGGATCACGACCGGAACTCACTAACCCCATTTTTTCCAAGAGTACAACAATTACATTTCCGGCAAAGCCCGCAGCAAAAGCTGGATTATATTCTTCAGCTGCAACAAAACAACGCTAAAGTAATGATGCTAGGTGATGGTTTAAATGATGCCGGAGCCTTAAAACAAAGTAATTTAGGCGTAGCAGTCACAGACGATATTAATAATTTTTCACCAGGCTGCGATGCCATACTGGATGGCGCTGCTTTTCAAAAAATCCCACAGTTCATCAAACAGGCAAAAGATGCAGTAAAGGTCATCCATATGAGTTTTGCTATTTCTCTGCTTTATAATGTGGTGGGTTTATTCTTTGCCGTACAAGGCCTGCTCTCTCCTTTGATGGCCGCGATACTTATGCCGATGAGTACAATCACCATTATTCTGTTCACCAGTTTAACTGCCCGGTTTTACGCCCGTAAAAACAAATTATTATGA
- a CDS encoding sensor histidine kinase: MKKDKMQLWSQLMGSPDTHTLEAIIFHTACIFTGLLFICSIIFNYLIGLYTLSILLVPAVFAVGFVYYLSKFRYKLNLAVIIFCVLGNLLFIAFFLKNSGINGPGLIIYLLFFFLVISIVPKNQRFAWMAVNIMVAVSLIFFQYRYPEWVPVNYEDNRSRHMDFGYVYFFTLIIIYFILTSIITSYNRERLLAEKRAEQLEIANQSKNKLFSILAHDLRSPLNSIQSFLEISMEVEIEEEEKRSINSSLLKETKYTGQMLINLLSWSKTQMEGASVKLLVLNLEWALETTLLLQTSLAEEKGLILNNKLLPNLYVIADSDMLELIVRNLLNNAIKFTPPGGQITISSEVHGKECWIKIQDTGIGIDKVDFGHIFSLNSQSTYGTNQEKGVGLGLVLCKEFIELQEGRIWVESTLNVGTTFFISLQISSQNDLFALHLN, from the coding sequence ATGAAAAAAGATAAAATGCAGTTATGGTCACAACTTATGGGAAGTCCTGATACCCATACGCTGGAAGCAATCATATTTCATACTGCCTGCATTTTTACTGGCTTGCTTTTTATTTGCAGCATCATTTTTAATTATCTGATAGGTTTATATACTTTATCAATCTTGCTGGTACCGGCTGTGTTTGCTGTTGGTTTTGTTTACTATTTATCAAAGTTCAGGTACAAGCTCAATCTTGCAGTCATTATCTTTTGTGTACTGGGTAATTTGCTGTTTATTGCTTTTTTCCTGAAAAACTCTGGGATCAATGGCCCGGGGTTAATAATTTACTTGCTTTTTTTCTTTTTGGTCATCAGTATTGTGCCTAAGAACCAGCGTTTTGCATGGATGGCTGTGAATATCATGGTGGCGGTTAGTCTTATTTTTTTTCAATATCGTTATCCGGAGTGGGTGCCTGTTAATTATGAGGATAACCGGAGCAGACATATGGATTTTGGTTATGTCTATTTTTTCACTTTAATTATCATTTATTTCATTCTGACGAGTATTATCACGAGTTATAACCGGGAGAGGTTACTGGCAGAAAAAAGGGCTGAGCAGCTGGAAATTGCTAATCAGTCGAAGAATAAGTTGTTTTCTATCCTGGCGCACGATCTCAGGTCACCGCTAAATTCTATCCAGAGTTTCCTGGAGATTTCTATGGAGGTTGAGATTGAGGAGGAGGAGAAACGAAGTATAAATTCGAGTTTGCTGAAAGAAACGAAATATACGGGGCAGATGTTGATTAATTTACTTTCGTGGAGTAAAACACAGATGGAGGGGGCGAGTGTGAAATTGCTTGTACTTAATTTGGAGTGGGCGCTGGAAACGACATTACTTTTACAGACGAGTTTGGCAGAGGAGAAGGGGCTGATTCTGAATAATAAGCTGCTGCCGAATTTATATGTGATTGCGGATAGTGATATGCTGGAGCTGATTGTGCGCAATTTGCTGAATAATGCAATTAAATTTACGCCGCCGGGTGGACAAATTACGATTTCTTCTGAGGTGCATGGTAAGGAGTGCTGGATTAAGATACAGGATACTGGAATCGGAATTGATAAGGTTGATTTTGGTCATATCTTTTCGCTGAATTCTCAGAGTACTTATGGAACGAATCAGGAGAAGGGTGTAGGTTTGGGTTTGGTTTTGTGTAAGGAGTTTATTGAGTTACAGGAGGGGAGAATCTGGGTGGAGAGTACGTTGAATGTTGGGACTACTTTTTTTATAAGTCTCCAGATTTCTTCGCAGAATGATTTGTTTGCTTTGCATTTGAATTGA
- the ribB gene encoding 3,4-dihydroxy-2-butanone-4-phosphate synthase, with protein MEDHYELSRFGKGFKERVENALACLKKGKGVLVVDDESRENEGDLIFPAESMTVSDMALMIRECSGIICLCLKPDQVDALELQPMVQVNTSKYHTPFTVSIEAKEGVTTGVSAADRLQTIRTAIADQAKPGDLSRPGHVFPLRANEDGVFGRRGHTEGSIDLVVLAGFRPVAVLCELTNEDGTMARLAEISVFADKYESTVVSIEDIFQYRLSLSK; from the coding sequence ATGGAAGATCATTATGAGCTGTCCCGTTTCGGAAAAGGGTTTAAGGAAAGAGTTGAAAATGCGCTGGCCTGCCTGAAAAAGGGTAAAGGGGTATTGGTTGTGGATGATGAGAGCAGAGAGAATGAGGGTGATCTGATTTTTCCTGCGGAGTCTATGACGGTGTCGGATATGGCTTTAATGATCAGGGAGTGCAGTGGTATTATTTGTCTTTGTTTGAAGCCTGATCAGGTTGATGCTTTGGAGTTGCAGCCTATGGTACAGGTGAATACGAGTAAGTATCATACGCCGTTTACGGTTTCTATTGAGGCTAAGGAGGGGGTAACTACCGGGGTTTCTGCGGCGGATCGTTTACAGACGATCAGAACGGCTATTGCTGATCAGGCTAAGCCTGGGGATCTTTCCAGACCTGGCCATGTTTTTCCTTTAAGGGCTAATGAGGATGGGGTTTTCGGCAGACGTGGTCATACTGAAGGGAGCATTGATTTAGTGGTTCTGGCTGGGTTCAGACCTGTGGCTGTGCTTTGTGAGCTGACTAATGAGGATGGTACGATGGCAAGGCTGGCTGAGATTTCTGTTTTTGCGGATAAGTATGAGTCTACTGTAGTTTCTATCGAAGATATTTTTCAATATCGTTTATCGCTGTCGAAGTAA
- a CDS encoding LysR substrate-binding domain-containing protein, whose product MEIRQLNYFIKAAELLHFTDAAAACFVTQSTLSQQIKQLEEDLGMLLFDRMGKQVKLTEAGNVFLTHAHQIMLDIKKSRQAIFELANMVNGELKIGVTYAFSSLLLPALTPFSEKYPGIMIHIEYGTAGELENKLKMADLDIILAFHEQRDSSGFEMQPVFSSKIIMAISKENPLAKLPKISLKELGKLDLILPSKGFSSRDLFDEIFRKNNIIPNTRIEMNDVHSLLSMVESGNWATIINEKAISTWENIAAVPISDKKLYKQAFILWQKGVYRKKSAMLFVEEFMKVV is encoded by the coding sequence ATGGAAATCAGACAACTCAACTACTTCATTAAAGCCGCAGAACTCCTGCACTTTACAGATGCCGCGGCAGCCTGCTTCGTTACCCAATCTACTTTGTCCCAGCAAATCAAACAACTCGAGGAAGACTTAGGTATGTTGCTGTTCGACCGGATGGGTAAACAAGTAAAGTTAACAGAAGCCGGTAATGTATTTCTGACGCACGCCCATCAAATCATGCTGGACATTAAGAAATCCCGGCAAGCCATCTTTGAGCTCGCCAATATGGTGAACGGAGAACTGAAAATCGGGGTAACCTATGCCTTCAGTTCCCTGCTATTACCAGCCTTAACCCCGTTCTCCGAAAAATACCCCGGTATCATGATCCATATTGAATACGGAACAGCGGGTGAACTGGAAAATAAACTAAAAATGGCTGACCTGGATATCATTCTGGCCTTCCATGAACAGCGGGACAGTAGTGGCTTTGAGATGCAACCGGTATTCTCTTCCAAAATCATTATGGCTATTTCCAAAGAAAACCCTTTGGCCAAACTTCCTAAAATCTCCTTGAAAGAACTTGGAAAACTAGACTTAATTCTCCCAAGCAAAGGCTTTAGCTCGCGTGATTTGTTCGATGAAATCTTTAGAAAAAATAATATCATCCCCAATACAAGAATCGAAATGAACGATGTACATTCCTTGCTCTCCATGGTTGAATCCGGGAACTGGGCAACCATCATTAACGAAAAGGCAATAAGCACCTGGGAAAATATTGCTGCCGTACCTATCTCAGACAAAAAGCTTTACAAACAAGCTTTCATCCTCTGGCAAAAAGGAGTATACCGTAAAAAATCAGCGATGTTATTTGTCGAAGAATTCATGAAAGTAGTCTAG
- a CDS encoding MFS transporter: MNVFRSLKSRNFKLFFYGQSISLVGTWMQKTAVSWLVYQLTGSAVLLGVVGFVSLIPSLILSPYAGSLVDRHNRYRILVITQVVSMIQAGALAAIIYFGYNNILFIIGLSLVQGIVNAFDVTCRQSLMVEMVNDKNDLPNAIALNSSMANFARIAGPAVAGIILSTFGTDICFLGNFLSYIPVLICLFMMRLPVQIITKSTKSIWVELEEGFRYVAGDKELSSMIMMIGVSSLFVIPFNTLMPIFAKDIFNGDAKTFSWFESAAGLGSIISAIYLANLKDSSTMIKLTTIAGAVMGGSLLFLAYAPQLPIALLFMGLSGVGMMAQSSAINTYIQTHAVPEMRGRAISYYVMAYQGLIPVGSLLIGWVAHLIGPRPAVLIEGLIGITATGIFAYYKSRQAAVKTI, from the coding sequence ATGAATGTTTTTCGGTCATTAAAATCACGTAATTTCAAACTCTTCTTTTATGGACAATCAATTTCCCTTGTAGGCACATGGATGCAAAAGACGGCGGTCAGCTGGCTGGTTTATCAGCTTACAGGATCGGCAGTTTTATTAGGGGTAGTTGGTTTTGTAAGTTTAATTCCTTCGTTGATTTTATCACCTTATGCAGGTAGTCTGGTAGACAGACATAACCGGTATCGTATTCTGGTGATTACACAGGTAGTCTCCATGATCCAGGCAGGAGCACTGGCAGCAATTATCTATTTTGGATATAATAATATTCTCTTTATTATCGGATTGAGCCTGGTACAGGGGATTGTCAATGCTTTTGATGTAACCTGTAGACAGTCACTCATGGTAGAGATGGTGAATGATAAAAATGATTTACCTAATGCGATTGCATTGAACTCTTCTATGGCCAATTTTGCACGTATTGCAGGCCCCGCAGTTGCAGGGATCATCCTGAGTACTTTTGGTACAGATATTTGTTTTCTGGGTAACTTCTTAAGCTATATTCCGGTACTGATCTGTTTATTCATGATGCGTTTACCAGTGCAGATTATTACTAAATCAACTAAAAGCATTTGGGTTGAACTGGAAGAAGGTTTCAGGTATGTAGCGGGAGATAAAGAATTGAGCAGCATGATCATGATGATCGGGGTCAGCAGTCTTTTTGTAATCCCTTTCAATACGCTGATGCCGATTTTTGCTAAAGATATTTTTAATGGAGATGCCAAAACCTTCAGCTGGTTTGAAAGTGCAGCAGGATTAGGTTCTATTATCAGTGCGATTTATCTGGCCAATTTAAAAGATAGCAGCACCATGATTAAACTAACAACTATTGCTGGGGCTGTAATGGGAGGTAGTTTATTATTCCTTGCTTATGCACCGCAATTGCCTATCGCATTATTGTTTATGGGATTGTCGGGAGTGGGTATGATGGCGCAATCCTCAGCTATTAATACTTACATTCAAACACATGCGGTTCCCGAAATGCGCGGACGTGCAATCAGTTATTATGTGATGGCTTATCAAGGATTGATTCCAGTTGGTAGTTTGCTGATTGGCTGGGTTGCTCATTTGATTGGCCCAAGACCAGCGGTATTAATCGAAGGATTAATAGGAATAACTGCTACGGGTATCTTTGCCTATTACAAAAGCAGACAGGCAGCAGTTAAAACTATATAA
- a CDS encoding DUF1634 domain-containing protein: protein MTNNKETKRVTDYDMQQLIGQVLRYGVLISGVVAIIGGIWYLFQQGSGLPDYSTFHGEGEGYTSLTGIINGLGQGSAKEIIQLGVVILIATPIIRIVFSLVAFGLEKDKLYVLITLIVLSIILFSTFGGLSI from the coding sequence ATGACTAACAATAAAGAAACTAAAAGAGTAACCGACTACGATATGCAGCAGCTGATCGGTCAGGTTTTAAGATACGGTGTATTAATTTCAGGAGTTGTTGCCATTATCGGAGGAATCTGGTACTTGTTCCAACAAGGATCGGGTCTTCCTGACTACAGCACATTCCATGGAGAAGGCGAAGGTTATACCAGCCTGACGGGAATCATTAACGGATTAGGGCAAGGAAGTGCAAAAGAAATCATCCAGCTAGGTGTAGTTATTCTGATTGCGACCCCGATTATAAGAATTGTATTTTCACTGGTTGCCTTCGGACTAGAAAAAGATAAGTTGTATGTATTAATCACGCTGATTGTACTATCAATTATCCTGTTCAGTACCTTCGGGGGATTGAGTATTTAA
- a CDS encoding sulfite exporter TauE/SafE family protein, whose protein sequence is MTILTFTLILLLGAYLAGLAGSLTGLGGGVVIIPLLTLFFHVDIRYAIGAALVASIATSSGSASAYVKEGITNIRLGMFLEIATTAGAVMGAILAIYTPVNIVAILFGVTLIFSAAMTLRKKHEGALAEGSKLSYLLKLNSSYPAKDGVVDYKLKNIGGGFSIMTLAGMLSGLLGIGSGALKVLAMDSAMRVPFRVSTTTSNFMVGVTAAASAVVYLQRGYIDPGIAFPVIIGVLAGAFTGSKLLMKIDVKWLKIIFSFAITAIALNMIYNGFNHKF, encoded by the coding sequence ATGACAATTTTAACCTTTACCCTGATCCTGTTATTGGGGGCTTATCTTGCAGGACTTGCTGGTTCACTCACTGGTCTTGGCGGCGGCGTGGTAATTATACCCTTGCTGACCTTGTTTTTTCACGTTGACATCCGTTACGCAATCGGTGCGGCACTGGTCGCTTCGATCGCCACTTCTTCCGGCTCTGCAAGTGCTTATGTCAAAGAAGGTATTACTAATATCCGTCTCGGGATGTTTCTGGAGATAGCGACGACAGCAGGTGCCGTTATGGGGGCCATTCTGGCGATCTACACCCCTGTTAACATTGTGGCGATCTTATTTGGTGTTACCTTAATTTTTTCTGCGGCAATGACCTTAAGAAAGAAACATGAAGGCGCTTTGGCAGAAGGCAGTAAGCTTTCCTATCTGCTCAAATTAAACAGCAGTTATCCTGCAAAAGATGGCGTAGTCGATTATAAACTAAAAAACATAGGTGGTGGATTCTCTATCATGACCCTTGCGGGGATGCTTTCAGGATTACTAGGAATAGGCTCCGGTGCTTTAAAAGTATTGGCAATGGATAGTGCCATGCGTGTTCCTTTCCGGGTAAGTACGACAACCAGTAATTTCATGGTTGGGGTAACTGCTGCTGCGAGCGCCGTGGTGTATTTACAAAGAGGCTATATTGATCCGGGAATTGCTTTTCCAGTAATTATCGGGGTACTGGCGGGTGCTTTTACAGGTTCAAAACTATTGATGAAGATAGACGTCAAATGGTTGAAGATCATCTTCAGTTTTGCGATCACAGCCATCGCCCTCAACATGATCTACAATGGTTTTAATCATAAATTCTAG
- a CDS encoding FadR/GntR family transcriptional regulator, with the protein MKRINLSDKVIAALKSDIASGKLKKGTKIPSEPELMGRYEVGRSTIREAIKTLAISGILKVQQGSGTFVASKIKEETLAQRLRRADFEEINTVRSLLEKEIVKLACLNRTEEDLAAMQNHLLQRKKAIDTDQQQKCTDADIAFHVSIAKASKNKVLIDLYQNFTSVIRDFFTKRKEQNMAYFSRSHAWHEELATAIVNRDQAAAEQLIKTLLDNNY; encoded by the coding sequence ATGAAGAGAATCAATTTATCAGACAAAGTAATCGCTGCCCTCAAAAGCGATATTGCCTCTGGAAAACTAAAAAAAGGCACAAAAATCCCATCAGAACCTGAACTGATGGGGCGTTATGAAGTTGGCCGTTCTACTATCAGGGAAGCGATAAAAACCCTTGCTATCTCCGGCATCCTTAAAGTACAGCAAGGTTCAGGCACTTTTGTTGCCTCAAAAATAAAAGAAGAAACTCTTGCTCAGCGTTTGCGCCGGGCAGATTTCGAAGAAATCAATACTGTCCGTTCTTTACTCGAAAAAGAAATTGTAAAACTTGCGTGTCTGAACAGAACTGAAGAAGATCTGGCCGCGATGCAAAATCACCTTTTACAGCGAAAAAAAGCTATCGATACCGATCAGCAGCAAAAATGCACTGATGCTGATATAGCTTTTCACGTCAGCATTGCGAAAGCTTCAAAAAACAAAGTACTAATCGACCTGTATCAAAACTTCACTTCAGTAATCCGCGATTTCTTTACCAAGCGTAAAGAGCAAAATATGGCCTATTTTTCCAGAAGCCATGCATGGCATGAAGAACTGGCAACTGCGATTGTGAACAGAGATCAGGCTGCGGCAGAACAGCTCATCAAAACTTTACTAGACAACAATTACTAA
- the thiS gene encoding sulfur carrier protein ThiS, with translation MKRMEITVNHQTYSIAGPCSVVQLLTAVLQVSGSGIAVAVNQSVVSKSDWSVYLLQPGDQVMLIKATQGG, from the coding sequence ATGAAAAGAATGGAAATTACTGTAAATCATCAAACTTATTCTATTGCCGGTCCATGCTCTGTAGTACAGCTGTTAACTGCTGTTTTGCAGGTTTCAGGGAGCGGTATTGCGGTGGCTGTTAATCAGTCGGTCGTGTCTAAATCTGACTGGTCTGTATACCTTCTTCAACCCGGAGATCAGGTCATGCTGATCAAAGCAACTCAAGGGGGATAA
- the thiC gene encoding phosphomethylpyrimidine synthase ThiC: MKVEKIPDGQVISRTPFPASRKVFVKGELHDIEVAMREISLSETKIHNGFGLTEKNPSVTVYDTSGPYTDPNAHIDVKAGLPRIRERWVTDRGDVEKLDQITSAYGAQRLADPSLDQLRFAFQHQPYRAKAGQNVSQMHYARKGIITPEMEYIAIRENQRIELWNNEKGEQAEAMSHQHAGNSFGANTPKGFITPEFVRQEVACGRAVIPSNINHPESEPMIIGRNFLVKINANIGNSAVTSSIEEEVEKAVWACRWGADTIMDLSTGKNIHETREWIIRNSPVPIGTVPIYQALEKVNGKAEDLTWELFRDTLIEQAEQGVDYFTIHAGVLLRYIPLTAKRITGIVSRGGSIMAKWCLAHHQESFLYTHFEEICEIMKAYDVAFSLGDGLRPGCLADANDAAQFAELETLGELTKIAWKHDVQTIIEGPGHVPMHMIKENMEKQLEHCGEAPFYTLGPLTTDIAPGYDHITSAIGAAMIGWYGTAMLCYVTPKEHLGLPNKKDVKDGVITYKIAAHAADLAKGHPGAQYRDNALSKARFEFRWEDQFNLSLDPDTAKEFHDETLPADGAKIAHFCSMCGPNFCSMKITQDVREYAAKQGLDEAAALAKGMEDKSREFTEKGSEIYL, from the coding sequence ATGAAAGTAGAAAAAATTCCAGATGGCCAGGTCATCAGCAGGACGCCCTTCCCGGCTTCCCGTAAAGTTTTTGTAAAAGGTGAACTTCATGATATTGAAGTAGCCATGCGTGAAATCAGCCTTAGTGAAACCAAAATACATAATGGTTTTGGCCTGACAGAGAAAAATCCATCCGTAACAGTTTATGATACCAGCGGGCCTTATACAGATCCGAATGCGCATATTGATGTAAAAGCGGGCTTGCCACGTATCCGGGAACGTTGGGTGACCGATAGAGGTGATGTAGAAAAACTGGATCAGATTACCTCTGCTTATGGTGCACAGCGGTTGGCAGATCCTTCATTGGATCAGTTACGTTTCGCTTTTCAGCATCAGCCATATCGTGCAAAAGCAGGGCAGAATGTATCTCAGATGCATTATGCCAGAAAAGGGATCATTACTCCTGAAATGGAATATATAGCCATCAGAGAGAATCAAAGAATAGAACTTTGGAATAATGAAAAGGGAGAGCAGGCCGAAGCCATGAGTCATCAGCATGCAGGAAATAGCTTCGGTGCAAATACACCTAAGGGATTTATTACACCGGAATTTGTACGTCAGGAAGTCGCTTGCGGCAGAGCAGTTATTCCATCAAATATCAATCACCCGGAGTCTGAACCCATGATTATAGGCCGGAATTTCCTGGTTAAGATTAACGCGAACATTGGTAATTCGGCAGTAACTTCCAGTATTGAAGAAGAAGTTGAGAAAGCAGTATGGGCATGCCGCTGGGGTGCAGATACGATTATGGATTTATCAACAGGTAAGAATATCCACGAAACAAGAGAATGGATTATACGGAATTCACCAGTTCCAATTGGGACTGTCCCAATCTACCAGGCGCTTGAAAAAGTGAATGGCAAAGCAGAAGACCTGACCTGGGAGCTGTTTAGAGATACATTAATTGAGCAGGCTGAGCAAGGTGTTGATTACTTTACCATCCATGCAGGAGTGTTGTTAAGATATATCCCGTTAACTGCTAAAAGAATTACGGGTATAGTTTCAAGAGGTGGATCGATCATGGCAAAATGGTGTTTAGCGCACCATCAGGAAAGTTTCCTGTATACACATTTTGAAGAAATCTGTGAGATCATGAAAGCTTATGATGTTGCCTTTTCATTAGGTGACGGACTAAGACCGGGATGTCTGGCTGATGCAAATGATGCTGCGCAGTTTGCAGAGCTGGAAACATTAGGTGAACTGACTAAAATTGCCTGGAAGCATGATGTGCAGACCATTATTGAAGGGCCGGGTCACGTACCGATGCACATGATTAAGGAAAATATGGAGAAACAGCTGGAACATTGCGGTGAAGCTCCATTCTATACTTTGGGCCCCCTGACTACAGATATTGCACCTGGATATGATCATATCACTTCAGCAATTGGTGCGGCTATGATTGGCTGGTACGGAACTGCGATGTTGTGTTATGTGACGCCAAAAGAACATTTGGGTTTACCAAATAAGAAAGATGTAAAGGACGGTGTGATTACATATAAAATTGCTGCACATGCGGCAGATCTGGCAAAAGGGCATCCCGGTGCGCAATACCGTGACAATGCTTTGAGTAAAGCCAGGTTTGAATTCAGATGGGAAGATCAGTTTAATCTTTCACTTGATCCGGATACCGCAAAAGAGTTTCATGATGAGACACTTCCTGCGGATGGGGCTAAAATCGCTCACTTCTGTTCGATGTGCGGCCCGAATTTCTGTTCGATGAAAATCACACAGGATGTAAGGGAATATGCTGCTAAACAAGGTTTGGATGAAGCTGCGGCACTGGCGAAAGGTATGGAGGATAAATCGCGCGAATTCACGGAAAAAGGTAGTGAAATATACTTGTAA